A region from the Toxotes jaculatrix isolate fToxJac2 chromosome 2, fToxJac2.pri, whole genome shotgun sequence genome encodes:
- the racgap1 gene encoding rac GTPase-activating protein 1: protein METAVLSLQGLYDKLRTQVDVLNENIEPNFIQMAQNFDDCRRKWLRAEQELGSCKEVLTKAETERGALEVKLKHARNQVDVEIRRRQKAEAECEKLDRQIQLIRDLLTSEGSTNSIQLSAEQRSALAFLNTNCQAAANLNTSRRLMTIDESASILSDISYDKTDDSLDWDSSTVRTVRLKKREKRRSSRNHVDGPPLASKRSRSTGRTSERGNETLVTKTTVTVPANGGPVEAVSTIETVPYWTRSRRKTAAMEWDSESVKSEDVFKQPGNPEGAIKAEPSTPQSNGGVRLHEFVSKTVIKPESCVPCGKRIKFGKISLKCRDCRVVSHPECRERCPLPCIPTLGGTPVRIGEGVLADYVPDTSPMIPPLVVHCISEIEQRGLHEAGLYRLSGADRTVKELKEKFLRSKTVPVLSKVEDIHAITGLLKDFLRNLKEPLLTFRLNRPFMEAAEVSDDDNSIALMYQTISDLPQPNRDTLAFLVLHLQRVADSLDTKMDISNLARVFGPTIVGHAVPNPDPMTILQDTKRQPKVVERLLALPVNYWGQFVMAETEQPNLDHLIIENANCYATPERMSMLGPLTTPEHQLNKTPSSSSLSQRMKSTLTPRFGSKSKSAVGFSRQGKFFASPLLK, encoded by the exons ATGGAGACTGCTGTGTTGAGCCTCCAGGGCTTATATGATAAGCTGAGGACGCAAGTTGATGTCCTCAATGAGAACATTGAACCCA ACTTCATTCAGATGGCACAAAACTTTGATGACTGTCGTCGCAAATGGCTGAGGGCAGAGCAGGAACTGGGGTCTTGCAAAGAGGTTCTCaccaaagcagagacagagagaggagctctgGAAGTCAAACTGAAACATGCTCGCAACCAAGTAGATGTGGAGATCCGGCGCAGACAAAAGGCTGAGGCCGAATGCGAGAAGTTG GACCGTCAAATTCAGCTGATTCGTGACCTCCTGACCAGCGAGGGATCCACCAACAGCATCCAGCTGAGTGCAGAGCAGCGTTCAGCTCTGGCCTTCCTGAACACGAACTGTCAGGCAGCAGCCAACCTGAATACCAGCCGAAG ACTGATGACGATAGACGAGTCCGCCTCTATCTTGTCAGATATCAGCTATGACAAAACGGATGACTCTCTC GACTGGGACTCCTCCACTGTGAGGACGGTGAGACTGAAGAAACGGGAAAAAAGG CGCTCCTCGAGAAATCATGTGGATGGTCCTCCACTTGCCTCCAAAAGATCCCGATCAACAGGCAGAACGTCAGAGAGG ggAAATGAGACACTTGTGACAAAGACCACAGTGACTGTCCCTGCAAATGGAGGACCTGTTGAGGCAGTTTCTACCATTGAGACAGTTCCTTACTGGACTCGCAGCAGGAgaaaaactg CTGCCATGGAGTGGGACTCTGAATCTGTCAAGTCTGAGGATGTCTTCAAACAGCCTGGAAACCCAGAGGGAGCGATAAAAGCCGAGCCCAGCACTCCGCAGAGCAACGGAGGTGTCCGTCTTCACGAGTTTGTCTCCAAAACT GTCATTAAGCCTGAGTCCTGCGTACCCTGTGGAAAGAGGATCAAGTTTGGGAAGATTTCACTGAAGTGCCGTGACTGCAGGGTTGTCTCACACCCCGAGTGTCGTGAGCGTTGCCCTCTGCCATGCATCCCCACTCTGGGTGGCACTCCGGTCCGAATTGGGGAG GGCGTGCTCGCAGACTACGTCCCTGATACATCACCCATGATTCCCCCTCTGGTGGTGCACTGTATCAGTGAGATTGAGCAAAGAGGCCTGCATGAG GCTGGACTGTACCGTCTGTCCGGTGCAGATCGCACAgtgaaggagctgaaggagaagtTCCTCCGCAGCAAAACCGTTCCCGTGCTGAGCAAGGTGGAAGATATCCACGCTATCACTGGCCTCCTCAAGGACTTCCTGAGGAACCTCAAGGAGCCCCTTCTTACCTTCCGCCTGAACCGTCCCTTCATGGAAGCAGCCg AGGTTTCAGACGACGACAACAGCATAGCTCTGATGTACCAAACCATTAGTGACCTGCCACAGCCCAACAGAGACACCCTGGCTTTCTTAGTCCTACACCTTCAGAG AGTTGctgacagtttggacaccaaGATGGACATCAGTAACCTGGCTCGAGTTTTTGGTCCAACTATTGTGGGTCATGCGGTTCCCAACCCAGACCCAATGACAATCCTACAGGACACCAAACGACAGCCTAAG GTTGTGGAGCGTCTGTTGGCTCTGCCGGTGAATTACTGGGGCCAGTTTGTGATGGCAGAAACCGAGCAGCCAAACTTGGACCATCTGATCATCGAGAACGCAAACTGCTACGCCACCCCCGAGAGAA TGAGCATGCTGGGACCTCTGACCACTCCAGAACACCAGCTCAATAAAAcaccctcctccagctccttgtCTCAGCGCATGAAGTCCACTCTGACACCCAG ATTTGGGAGCAAGAGCAAATCAGCAGTCGGATTCTCTCGCCAAGGAAAATTCTTTGCATCTCCACTTCTGAAATAA
- the si:ch211-210c8.6 gene encoding uncharacterized protein si:ch211-210c8.6 gives MTDHQIPVLLAELQDMIMGSTLAKCAVTDVGIQWAGWALAAAFKTEKFYDLAGSGTFILLAHLSRIWGGASHVRQKVQTGLVTAWGLRLGTFLFMRILKDGHDRRFNNVRDSPGTFFVYWTIQAVWVFMTLLPTLMLNSEKRDVPLGTRDYIGWTVWGLGFAAEAIADQQKWVFKSDPDNAGKFIQSGLWAYSRHPNYFGEILQWSGLWLSASSVMQGPQYLSVASPLFVWFLLRYVSGIPILEKQAMRKWGSDPAFQNYIKNTPLLWPWPKF, from the exons ATGACAGACCATCAAATTCCTGTTCTGCTGGCCGAGCTGCAGGACATGATCATGGGGAGCACGTTGGCCAAATGTGCCGTCACTGACGTGGGCATCCAGTGGGCCGGCTGGGCTCTGGCCGCAGCTTTCAAAACCGAGAAGTTTTATGACTTGGCAG gatCTGGCACATTTATACTACTGGCCCATCTGAGTCGTATCTGGGGAGGAGCCAGTCATGTCCGTCAGAAGGTGCAGACTGGGCTGGTGACAGCATGGGGACTCAG GCTGGGGACATTCCTCTTCATGCGAATCTTGAAGGACGGCCATGATCGCAGATTCAACAATGTCAGAGACAGCCCAGGGACTTTCTTTGTATATTGGACAATACAAG CTGTGTGGGTATTTATGACCCTCCTGCCCACCCTCATGCTGAACAGCGAGAAGCGAGATGTCCCTCTGGGAACAAGGGACTACATCGGCTGGACTGTATGGGGCCTTGGCTTCGCTGCTGAGGCTATTGCTGATCAGCAGAAATGGGTTTTCAAGAGTGACCCAGATAATGCC GGGAAGTTCATCCAGAGTGGACTCTGGGCCTACAGCAGACATCCAAACTATTTTGGAGAGATCCTGCAGTGGTCAGGCCTGTGGCTCTCAGCCTCATCAGTGATGCAGGGTCCCCAGTACCTGAGCGTGGCCTCACCTCTCTTCGTCTGGTTCCTGCTACGTTATGTCAGTGGCATCCCCATCCTGGAGAAGCAGGCCATGAGGAAGTGGGGATCTGACCCAGCCTTCCAGAACTACATCAAGAACACTCCTCTACTCTGGCCATGGCCTAAATTTTAA